The DNA segment GGCGATGACGATCGCGCCGATCATCGCCACCGTCAGGATCAGACCCGCCACCTGCAGGGCGACGGCCTGACGGGTGAACAGGTAGACGCCAAGCACCTGGATGCCGCCGCGATTGGCCTCCTGGGCGTAGGCGAGGCGATTGTCGTAGGTGTACAGGTCGCCTCGACGCTCGGTGTCGGCCTCGGCGGCGATGGGCGACTGGTCTGGCGTCGTCTCGGCCGACTCCTCGGTCTCAGCGAGCTCGGCGTCGCTGACGACCATGTAGCTCGGGTCGATGACGCTCAGCCGCTTGTCGAGCTGGCGCGGGGCACGCTCGAAGACGACGAACAGCAGCATGCCGGCCGTCACGAAGCCGATGATGCTGGCGGCGACGGGGCTCCGGGCGTTGGCATCGTGGGCGGCGAGGAAGTCCTTGGCCGCGACCTCCCGGCCCGCAACGCCCGTCTCCTCGGGAGCAGCGTCGGCGGCGAGCATGATGACGAACGTGTACGTCACCAGGATCGCCCCGGCGTAGATCGTGATCAGCGCAACGGCGATGAACTCCGCATATGCCAACACGAACAGCCCGGCCGAGGCGAAGACGGTCAGGACGAAGTAGAGGGCCGAGTAAACCGGCTGCGGGTGCGTGATGACGCGGACGCTGCCGCCGATGGCGATGGCGGCAAAGGCCCAGAAGTAGACGTCGTACCACCCGGCCGCGAGCAGGGCGATGATGCCAAACGAGACGAGCGCCATCGCCAGCATCGAACCGCCGAGTCGACGCCAGGCGACCGAGAGCTTGCCCGGCAGCAGCAGAATCGTCGCCACGGCCGCGATGGCCGAGAGCGACATGACGATGATCGGCGTCATCACTCCGGCCTGGGTCGCAAAAGCCTCGTCGGGGAGCGGCGCGGTCAGCGTGGCCAGGTGTGGGTTGACGAGGTCGAAAGGCATCGAAAGCGTCGCGTCGGAACGGCTTGCCACAGCAGGATTTGCCGCGGGGCGGCGAGCATATGGCCGTTGCCACAGGCCCGCAACATCCTGGTTCGATCACAGACCGACGTACGGCGCAAGGTCACCCAGCACGATGCCGAGCCCCAAAAGCCCGGGAAAAAGCCAGTCTGCCAGCGGATTCCAGAAGACGAGGAGTAACAGAGACCCGGTCGCAAGCGACGGCCCGAACGGCATCTCTCGCCCGCCGCCCCGGATCAAGCGAATCAGCGCGAACACCAAACCGACCATCGCGGCAGGA comes from the Planctomycetota bacterium genome and includes:
- a CDS encoding NADH-quinone oxidoreductase subunit J, yielding MPFDLVNPHLATLTAPLPDEAFATQAGVMTPIIVMSLSAIAAVATILLLPGKLSVAWRRLGGSMLAMALVSFGIIALLAAGWYDVYFWAFAAIAIGGSVRVITHPQPVYSALYFVLTVFASAGLFVLAYAEFIAVALITIYAGAILVTYTFVIMLAADAAPEETGVAGREVAAKDFLAAHDANARSPVAASIIGFVTAGMLLFVVFERAPRQLDKRLSVIDPSYMVVSDAELAETEESAETTPDQSPIAAEADTERRGDLYTYDNRLAYAQEANRGGIQVLGVYLFTRQAVALQVAGLILTVAMIGAIVIARRRILPGSADDQATGDDTLTMPFTPVNDNPKSLPVHGTATPRQKAYPQN